Below is a genomic region from Candidatus Palauibacter scopulicola.
CCTTTTCGCACGGCGCGACGCTCAACGTGAGCGCGGTCGCGCGCGAGTGCGAGACGAGCCGAACGACCGTCGCGGGATACCTGGAGCTGCTCGAGGACCTCCTGCTCGCCTTCCGCCTGCCCGTGTTCACGCGGCGCGCCAAGCGCCGGCTCGCGGCGCATCCCCGGTTCTTCTACTTCGACTGCGGCGTTTTCGGGAGCCTGCGGCCGGCTGGCCCGCTCGACCGTCCCGAGGAGATTGGCGGCCCCGCGCTCGAGGGACTCGTTGCGCAGCACCTGCGGGCGTGGCTGGCATATGCCGGAGTCGACGCCCGGCTCTACTACTGGCGCACGCGCTCCGGCGTGGAAGTGGACTTCGTGCTCTACGGGACGGACGGGATCTGGGCGTTCGAGGTGAAGAACGCGGACCGCGTGCGGCCCGAGGATCTGCGCGGCCTGGCGGCCTTCGGCGCGGAATACCCCGAGGCGCGCCGCGTGCTGCTGTACAGGGGCGCGGAGCGGCTCGCCGTGCGGGACGTCCTGTGCGTGCCGGTGGCGGACTTCCTCGCCCGCCTGCACCCGCAAGAGGGGCTGGAGCAGGCCGTCCGCCGACCCTGATGCCCTCCGTGCTGGCCTATTTCAAGGCTCCGGGGAAGGGCTACCAGACGCGGATGAACCGCGTGCTCGAGAGCTAAGTGCGGCACAAGGACCAGGGGATCCTCCGACACCGGGGAGGGTGCGGGCCCCTAACCCAAGCCGATTGGGCGCCTCTGGAAGGATTCAACGATCTCGGTAATGTGGGCCAGCGCCCGGTCTGAGGCGAAGTGTGGGCGCGGACGCTTCAGTGGGTCTGGACGGTGAACCGGCGCTCCGCCTCCGCGATTTCCTCGCTGGTGCGTCGATGTATCCGCACGTGAGGGTCCCCGGCGCGAAACTCGAATGACTCCGCTCCGGACGTATCGTATCGGGTCGTCCGGGTTGCCGAGTCTCCGTCACCCTTCCCGCTTCTATCTTCCTTCCTGCGCTTCTTCGCACTCATGTCACGGTCCTCCTCTTGCCGGTCCAACGAGGAACCCAACTCCTTCTTCTCCATCCGCAGGTACCCGCCATGACCCCTTCCTGTCGAGCCTCGCCCCGGGTTCGGAACGAGTGCCGCTAGGGTAACTCCATGCGCCAGTTGTCGGTTGACGGGCGACAGCTTTAGACTTGGATGATGATCGCATCGTTCCGCCACCGGGGGCTGAAGGCGTTCTACGAGGGCAGGACCGAGCGCAGAGTCGCGCCCGGGCTCGCCGCCAGGCTGTGGGACATCCTCGCGGCGCTGGACCACAGTTCGGGACCGGCGGGCATGGACCTGCCGGGATTCCGGCTGCACGCGCTCAAGGGACCGGGTTGGAGGGTGCGGGAGGGGCAGGCGAATTGCTCGTGACCGAAGCGGGTACCAGTCCCGAGACCCGGGAACGCCCCTTCCGAGACGCCGAGGTACGCTCGGAGCTTCGGAAGTATCTGCAGGGAGAGACGTCGCCATACCGGAACATGGTCTTGATCGAGGAGTTGGGGCTCTGCCAAGGCCTCGCTCGAATCGACCTGCTGACGGTGAGCGGCGTGCTTCACGGCTACGAGATTAAGTCTAGTCGAGATCGGCTGACTCGGTTGGCGTCGCAGGCCGCAACGTACAATCGAGTGCTGGACCGCGTTACGCTTGTCGTCTGCCGGCGGCATGTCGAGGCCGCCCTCCAACTCGTCCCCACGTGGTGGGGGGTGCTCCTGGCTCACGGCAGCGCCGAGGCTGTCTCGCTTTCCCAGATTCGTCCCGCCGGTAAGAACCCCGACCAGGATCCACGAGCGTTGGTCGAGTTGCTTTGGCGCGACGAGGCCCTGGAGTTGCTCGCGCACCACAACGCAGCGGCAGGCGTGCGAAGCAAGCCGAGACCGGCGGTGTGGGACCGCGTATGCGAAGTCCTCGAACCGACCGAGATTCAGTCTGCGGTCCGATCCCGCCTCAAGACCCGGAGAGCGCGCGCAACGCCTGCGTGACTTCGGTCATGTGATGAACCGTTCCAATGCGTCGCCACGCCTCGGGTGACCCGAAGCCCTTCCGTCCGTTCGCGGCTGCCCTGATCGAGGCGCAACCCCGGCAATGAGCCGGTCCGTGGAAGTCCTCGCGGAGATAACCGTATACCAGCTTCTTCGCCAACTGGGGAAACTGATCGACAGCTCGGCGCCTGCGAGTGCTCTCACCCTTGATCAACAGCCAACGATCGGACAGCGCGTACCGCACGGCGGCAGACACCGACATGAACCGCGGGTTGAACCCCTCGACTCCCGCTGGATGCTGAATCGCGCAGTCGCTGTCCCGTCGACGCCAAGCGTGCGAGGTCATCGTGCGTTGGGGGTTGAGGGGTCGGGCGTGGGCGTGCCGCCGGTGAGGCCGAGGGGGGCGCCGAGGCTGAGTTGGGCGCCCAGGGTGAAGCGGGGGCCGGTGGGGGCATGGTTGAGGGAGGCGGACCAGTTGAGGAGGCGGCCGCCGGGGATGCGGTGGGTGTAGTCGCCCCAGCGTGGGGACATGGAGAGGGAGAGTCCCTCGCCGCCGGGGTTTCCGAGGCTGAGAGTGAGGCCGAGGCCGC
It encodes:
- a CDS encoding sce7726 family protein gives rise to the protein MTEAGTSPETRERPFRDAEVRSELRKYLQGETSPYRNMVLIEELGLCQGLARIDLLTVSGVLHGYEIKSSRDRLTRLASQAATYNRVLDRVTLVVCRRHVEAALQLVPTWWGVLLAHGSAEAVSLSQIRPAGKNPDQDPRALVELLWRDEALELLAHHNAAAGVRSKPRPAVWDRVCEVLEPTEIQSAVRSRLKTRRARATPA